The Candidatus Poribacteria bacterium genome includes a region encoding these proteins:
- a CDS encoding MIP family channel protein, with product MNTKNLVAEFIGTFALIFIGAGALAITQANLVGVALAHGLVIVTFAYAYGHISGTHINPAVTLGLLVAGEIEFVAAIGYWIVQFLGGILGAVVLNIVLPNPGDLGVTILTTEANGGAFTVTATQGLIVEIVLTFFLVNTIFNTAVSGKAGNLAGLAIGLTLVLCILMGGPLTRASLNPARTLGPAIVSGNYADIWLYFVGPFVGAILAALLYIGVLKDKGEA from the coding sequence ATGAATACAAAGAACTTAGTTGCCGAATTTATCGGTACTTTCGCGCTGATTTTTATCGGTGCTGGCGCGCTGGCGATTACCCAAGCGAATTTGGTGGGCGTTGCACTTGCCCACGGCTTGGTGATTGTAACGTTTGCTTATGCTTATGGACACATTTCAGGCACACATATCAATCCGGCTGTGACGCTTGGCTTGTTGGTAGCAGGTGAAATCGAATTTGTTGCAGCGATCGGGTACTGGATTGTGCAATTTCTTGGTGGAATCCTGGGGGCGGTTGTGCTTAACATCGTGCTGCCGAATCCCGGCGATCTGGGTGTAACAATTCTAACCACCGAGGCGAATGGCGGAGCCTTCACGGTTACTGCAACACAAGGACTCATCGTCGAAATCGTACTCACTTTCTTCCTCGTCAATACCATTTTCAATACTGCTGTGAGCGGGAAAGCAGGGAACTTGGCAGGATTGGCTATTGGACTAACGTTGGTTCTTTGCATCCTGATGGGTGGTCCATTGACCCGGGCTTCGCTCAATCCCGCGCGGACATTGGGTCCTGCTATTGTCAGTGGTAACTACGCAGACATCTGGCTCTATTTTGTAGGACCGTTCGTGGGTGCGATCCTTGCAGCGCTTCTCTATATCGGCGTTTTGAAAGATAAAGGAGAAGCGTAG
- a CDS encoding ABC transporter permease: MITYIVRRTLYAIPILIGVNLIVFFLFFIVNSPDQMARRILGEKNITQEDVDNWKKQNGYHLPLWFNAEASGTASFTETIFFEKSVKLFFFDFGTSDSNNIDITSQISQRMWASLAIALPTFLVGVLVNITVSMIVAYYRATYVDFWGTIIAVILMSVSTLFYIIGGQWVFGKILRLFPISGYDSGVDMLKFVILPVVIGIIGGVGGGIRFYRTIFLEEVNRDYVRTARAKGLSEAVILFKHALKNAMIPILTNVVLVIPLLFMGSLVMEAFFAIPGLGSFTIEAIHAQDFAIVRSMVYLSSVLYIIGLLLTDISYTLVDPRVRLGAAAS, encoded by the coding sequence ATGATCACTTATATTGTCCGACGAACCCTTTATGCGATACCAATCTTAATCGGCGTGAATCTTATTGTGTTTTTTCTGTTTTTTATCGTTAATTCACCCGATCAGATGGCGCGTCGGATTCTTGGCGAGAAGAATATTACACAGGAAGATGTTGACAATTGGAAAAAGCAGAACGGCTATCACCTACCCCTTTGGTTCAATGCAGAAGCATCTGGAACCGCCTCTTTTACGGAGACTATCTTCTTTGAGAAATCGGTTAAACTTTTTTTCTTCGACTTCGGAACATCAGACTCTAATAACATTGATATTACATCACAAATTTCGCAACGAATGTGGGCAAGCCTCGCTATTGCGCTGCCGACCTTTCTGGTCGGTGTTCTGGTAAATATCACTGTTTCGATGATTGTTGCGTACTACCGTGCAACTTATGTCGATTTCTGGGGCACAATCATCGCGGTAATCCTTATGTCCGTCTCCACGCTCTTCTATATTATCGGTGGACAGTGGGTATTCGGAAAGATATTGCGACTCTTCCCGATCTCTGGATACGATTCCGGTGTAGACATGCTGAAGTTTGTTATTCTGCCGGTAGTTATTGGCATTATTGGCGGAGTCGGTGGCGGTATCCGTTTTTACCGGACGATATTCCTTGAAGAGGTCAATCGGGACTATGTGCGGACAGCGCGAGCAAAAGGGTTGAGTGAAGCGGTAATTCTCTTTAAACATGCCCTGAAAAATGCGATGATTCCGATTCTGACGAATGTGGTTTTGGTGATCCCATTGCTCTTTATGGGAAGTTTGGTGATGGAGGCGTTTTTCGCGATTCCAGGACTCGGAAGTTTTACGATAGAAGCCATCCACGCCCAAGATTTCGCAATTGTGCGGAGCATGGTTTATCTTAGTTCTGTGCTGTATATTATCGGTCTGTTACTGACAGACATCAGTTACACGCTGGTGGATCCGCGTGTTCGACTTGGTGCCGCTGCCTCGTAA
- a CDS encoding Hsp20/alpha crystallin family protein, with product MTYLTLHRPARNLFRFYNPLFTRQNARTDASRYNWYPSVDVSETDDNFEVRAELPGVAKDDLHVSVKDNLLTLSGEKRQEKVDDTQNYRRVERRYGNFQRKFALPPEVETDDIKAEFSDGVLVLSIPKPEAAKPTEVPITTVS from the coding sequence ATGACTTACTTGACTTTACACAGACCGGCAAGAAACCTGTTCAGATTTTACAACCCATTATTTACGCGTCAAAACGCACGAACCGACGCGAGTAGATATAATTGGTACCCCTCGGTTGACGTTTCAGAAACAGATGACAACTTTGAAGTTCGCGCTGAACTCCCCGGAGTCGCAAAGGACGACCTTCATGTTTCTGTTAAAGATAACCTCTTGACCCTCAGCGGCGAAAAGCGACAGGAAAAGGTGGACGACACCCAAAACTATCGCCGAGTCGAGCGACGTTATGGGAACTTCCAGCGAAAATTCGCACTCCCACCGGAAGTGGAAACGGACGACATCAAAGCCGAATTCAGCGACGGGGTCTTGGTGCTTTCCATCCCGAAACCGGAAGCTGCGAAACCGACCGAAGTCCCTATCACAACTGTATCCTAA
- a CDS encoding Hsp20/alpha crystallin family protein yields MNYLTTRRPMRNLFGLHNEMGRVFGDLLGSSENETDDTIWMPAADICETENGFEIRAELPGVSEDDINISVTDNLLTIKGEKRQEENSEGKNYHCVERRYGSFQRSFTLPRHVETDGIKAGFTDGVLTLGIPKAEVAKPTEIPITVNS; encoded by the coding sequence ATGAATTACTTAACCACACGCAGACCGATGAGAAATTTGTTTGGACTCCACAACGAAATGGGGCGAGTCTTTGGTGACCTCTTGGGTTCAAGCGAAAATGAAACGGATGATACAATTTGGATGCCCGCGGCAGATATTTGTGAAACAGAAAATGGGTTTGAAATTCGCGCTGAACTCCCGGGAGTCTCGGAAGACGACATCAACATTTCTGTAACCGATAATCTCCTCACTATCAAAGGCGAAAAACGTCAAGAGGAAAACAGCGAGGGGAAAAACTACCACTGTGTCGAAAGACGATACGGCAGCTTCCAACGGAGTTTTACACTACCGAGACACGTCGAGACCGACGGTATCAAAGCCGGGTTCACGGATGGTGTTCTGACACTCGGAATTCCGAAGGCGGAAGTAGCGAAACCGACTGAAATCCCGATCACAGTAAACTCTTAA
- a CDS encoding cupin domain-containing protein — protein MEKEIRNDIKGINRFIFEAGADREQLHLHISEVGPGQRAHPPHTHDGQEIFYVFSGEGEVLFGEQTHRVSDNEAVHVDCQVLHGIRNVGETPLRYAVIIAK, from the coding sequence ATGGAAAAAGAGATTAGAAACGATATTAAAGGCATTAACCGCTTTATCTTTGAAGCAGGGGCAGACCGAGAACAACTCCATCTCCACATCTCAGAGGTTGGACCTGGGCAACGCGCGCATCCACCGCATACACACGACGGACAAGAAATCTTCTATGTATTTTCTGGCGAAGGCGAAGTGCTGTTTGGGGAGCAGACGCACCGTGTGAGCGACAACGAAGCCGTCCATGTCGATTGTCAAGTTTTGCACGGTATACGCAACGTCGGTGAGACACCCCTCCGTTACGCTGTGATTATAGCGAAATGA
- a CDS encoding Hsp20/alpha crystallin family protein, translating to MNYLTTRRPMRNLFNLHNEMGRVFGDLFASGSHEGGTDTEETSWMPTVDISEMENGYEIRAELPGVSEDDVNISVTDNVLTVKGEKRQEQETEGKNYHRVERHYGSFQRSFTLPRHIETEAIKAEFKDGVLTLGIPKAEVAKPTEIPITANS from the coding sequence ATGAATTACTTAACGACACGTAGACCGATGAGAAACCTGTTCAACCTTCACAATGAAATGGGACGGGTCTTTGGTGACCTCTTTGCTTCTGGTTCTCATGAAGGCGGAACAGATACGGAAGAAACCTCTTGGATGCCCACAGTAGACATTTCTGAAATGGAAAACGGGTACGAAATTCGTGCCGAACTTCCTGGTGTCTCCGAAGACGATGTCAATATTTCCGTAACCGACAACGTCCTCACTGTCAAAGGTGAGAAACGGCAAGAACAGGAAACGGAAGGCAAAAATTACCACCGTGTTGAAAGACACTATGGCAGCTTCCAACGGAGTTTCACGCTACCGAGACACATTGAAACCGAGGCTATTAAAGCGGAATTCAAGGATGGTGTCTTGACACTCGGAATCCCGAAGGCGGAAGTAGCGAAACCGACTGAAATTCCGATCACCGCAAACTCGTAA